One window of Quercus robur chromosome 12, dhQueRobu3.1, whole genome shotgun sequence genomic DNA carries:
- the LOC126709430 gene encoding uncharacterized protein LOC126709430, whose protein sequence is MARNEEKAQSMLNRYVAHEAEQKKKPKERRPFLASECRDLAEADKWRQQIMREIGRKVAEIQNEGLGEHRLRDLNDEINKLIREKSHWERRIVELGGPNYAKHAPKMTDLEGNIVDVPNPSGRGPGYRYFGAAKKLPGVRELFEKPPELRKRRTRYDIYKRIDASYYGYRDEEDGVLERVEGPAEEKMRAEVLEEWNRVEEVRREAKKAVKSGEVVSMVKEVLFEGMEEEVEEEERKEREKLEKEEMEREGRREFVVHVPLPDDKEIERMVLEKKKRELLSKYVSEGLLEEQTEAKAMLNIQR, encoded by the coding sequence ATGGCTCGCAATGAGGAGAAAGCACAGTCTATGCTGAACAGATACGTTGCCCACGAAGCTGAACAGAAAAAGAAGCCAAAAGAGCGTCGGCCCTTCCTTGCCTCTGAATGTCGTGACCTTGCTGAGGCTGACAAGTGGCGCCAGCAGATCATGCGTGAGATTGGCCGCAAAGTTGCTGAAATTCAAAATGAAGGGCTTGGAGAGCATCGCCTCCGTGACCTCAATGACGAGATCAATAAACTCATCCGGGAAAAATCCCATTGGGAACGGCGCATTGTTGAGCTCGGTGGGCCCAATTATGCCAAACATGCCCCTAAAATGACTGATTTAGAAGGAAACATAGTGGATGTTCCTAATCCTAGTGGGCGTGGGCCAGGATACCGGTACTTTGGTGCTGCAAAGAAGTTGCCGGgagtgagagagctgtttgagAAGCCTCCAGAATTACGAAAAAGGAGGACTCGATATgatatatataagaggattgATGCGAGTTATTATGGGTATAGGGATGAAGAGGATGGGGTGTTGGAGAGGGTGGAGGGGCCTGCGGAGGAGAAGATGAGGGCAGAGGTGTTGGAGGAGTGGAATAGAGTGGAGGAGGTGAGGAGGGAGGCAAAGAAGGCAGTTAAGAGTGGGGAGGTGGTGAGCATGGTGAAGGAGGTGTTGtttgaggggatggaggaggaagtggaggaggaggagaggaaggaaagggagaaactggAGAAGGAGGAGATGGAAAGGGAGGGGAGGAGGGAGTTTGTGGTTCATGTGCCATTGCCGGATGACAAGGAAATAGAGAGGATGgttttggagaaaaagaagagggagTTGTTGAGTAAGTATGTGAGTGAGGGTTTGTTGGAGGAACAGACTGAGGCTAAGGCTATGCTTAATATTCAGCGGTAG
- the LOC126710341 gene encoding coniferyl alcohol acyltransferase, with amino-acid sequence MEVEAPGHDKFEVNFTGKSIIKAVNPLPGPHILTLSNLDLLSGRFPVTYFYFYHKPLVSNLTPIVDILKSSLAETLNNYYPFAGRIVQNLNTCEPEIICDNNGALLVEAQANIRLKELNFYDLNQLLQGKLVKLSPDFPLQVQVTHYTCGGISITFTFDHALGDASAFGNFLVAWSEITQKKQISCIPDHRRNLRARCPPRYHPSLDQTFVKCTIEEIINMPTTKIQLKRLYHIDAASIERLQKLACVNGNKRTKIEAFSAYVWKVMINAIDQSHSKCKMGWLVDGRARMCGEENSMSNYIGNVLSVTFAEASLIELKQDSISDIANNVHEAISKATTQDHFLDLIDWIECHRPGLMLSRIVLGQGGPALVLSSGRRFPVAEVDFGFGSPVLGTVCSTIERIGVAYLNQRQSARGDGSWTISAILWPELAAALESDSIFQPMSANHLQL; translated from the coding sequence ATGGAAGTAGAGGCTCCAGGGCATGACAAATTTGAAGTGAACTTCACTGGAAAAAGTATTATCAAAGCTGTGAACCCCTTGCCAGGGCCTCATATCCTCACTCTCTCAAACCTTGATCTTCTTTCTGGCCGCTTTCCTGTAACATACTTTTACTTCTACCACAAACCTCTTGTCAGTAACCTTACACCGATTGTTGACATTCTCAAGAGCTCCCTTGCTGAAACTCTCAATAACTACTACCCCTTTGCTGGCCGCATCGTTCAGAACCTGAATACTTGTGAGCCTGAAATCATTTGTGACAACAATGGTGCGCTACTTGTAGAAGCTCAAGCCAATATCCGTTTGAAGGAATTAAATTTTTACGACCTTAATCAACTTTTGCAGGGGAAGTTGGTTAAACTCAGCCCTGACTTCCCCCTGCAAGTCCAAGTAACACATTACACTTGTGGAGGCATTTCAATAACATTCACCTTTGACCATGCACTAGGTGATGCGAGTGCCTTTGGAAATTTTCTTGTCGCTTGGTCTGAAATCACTCAAAAGAAGCAAATATCATGCATACCAGATCACCGGAGAAATCTTCGTGCACGTTGTCCTCCTAGGTATCATCCTTCCTTGGACCAAACTTTTGTCAAGTGCACCATAGAAGAGATAATAAATATGCCAACAACCAAAATCCAGCTTAAGCGCCTTTATCATATTGATGCAGCAAGCATTGAGAGGCTACAAAAACTTGCATGTGTTAATGGTAATAAGAGAACAAAGATTGAGGCTTTCTCAGCTTATGTTTGGAAGGTTATGATTAATGCAATTGATCAATCCCATTCAAAGTGCAAGATGGGCTGGTTAGTTGATGGACGTGCTAGAATGTGTGGAGAAGAGAATTCCATGTCAAACTACATAGGCAATGTCTTGTCTGTGACTTTTGCAGAGGCAAGTCTCATAGAACTAAAGCAAGATTCTATTTCGGATATTGCCAATAATGTTCATGAGGCGATTTCAAAGGCGACTACTCAGGATCATTTCCTGGATTTGATAGATTGGATAGAGTGCCACAGGCCTGGTTTAATGCTATCAAGAATTGTGTTAGGCCAAGGTGGACCAGCCTTGGTTTTGTCATCAGGAAGAAGGTTTCCAGTTGCTGAAGTTgattttggatttggtagtCCAGTGCTAGGAACAGTCTGCTCCACTATAGAAAGGATTGGAGTTGCTTACCTGAACCAAAGGCAAAGTGCTAGGGGTGATGGCTCATGGACTATATCAGCTATCTTATGGCCGGAATTGGCAGCTGCTTTGGAGTCTGATTCGATTTTTCAGCCCATGTCTGCAAATCATCTTCAACTTTAG